From the Flavobacteriales bacterium TMED191 genome, the window GAAACAGCTAAACATTTAAGAATGCGTTGAATGGATTTCCAAGAGGCAAGAGGGCACATAGCCTTAATACGTAAATCATTCACTTAATTCAATTTTATCTCTTACTATTTACTTTTAGTATCGCCGCATAGTCAATATCTCAAAATTTTATTGTAATACTCAGCACGAATATCTAATTTACTAACATAATTTATTGTCAACCTAAAAAATTAAATCAATGAAAAAGAAATATTTATTTCTACTCCTATCCTTAAGTTTTACAATTTGCACGTTTGCTCAGAACAGTGTAAGAGTATATAATTTGGATGTAAAAATGGGTCATAACTCAGATATATCCAGAAATTTTGCAGATTACTGGGATGTTGAATATAAAACTGGAGGTATGATACTCCAGTCCGTCAGCTTCTTGAAAGGTGTAACACATAGAGTGATAGCATCAGGTGATCCTTCAAATTGGGGAACAAAAATTGAAAAATCTCAGGCAGAGTGGCAGGCTCACTTAAGTAAGCAGCGTCTGCATTTAAATGACGCTGAAGGATCTATGGTTATGACAAATTTGAGATGGAGAAGAGAAGGTGATTGGGAGAAAAGTAAAGCCTCTAAATACTGGGAAATAATTCCTAAAGATCCAGAAAAATTTGTGAAGGCTTATGATAAATTTATGAAAGCCATAAGTGATATTTTGGACTGGAGGGTAACGTCGCTAGCCTCTATTGATATGGGTGGACTTGGAGGTACCCATAGTACCTCCCTTAAGGGTGCAGATATGAATGACCTAATTCTTATTGAAAGAGAAATTCAAAAAACTAAAGCGTTTCAAGATTTTTTGGAGGAACGTGGTGAAGTGGAAATTATAGAAAGCTATTTTGGTTATTACGTTCATCGTTTTAGATAGATAATATTCCAGATTGAAACTCAGAACAGGCTCTCTTGACCATAAGGGAGCTTCTTTTTTTTCCATCGGAAATTTCTCTCCTTGGGTTCTTGCCATGTCTTGTTAGCGATGATCTTCTTCATATTCCTGTAGAAATACCATCTTGATCATAATTTATTAGGCCAATATCCTTTGTTTCGTATTCGCATATACATCTTTTACTCAGCCCGACTTCCCTTATCAAAGGGATATTACTCTTCATAAAAAGTAATAGGCAGAACAGCAAAGGGAGCATATACAACTACATCTTCTAGGTATATTATGGAATCCGAATATAGTAACCACAGTTCCCTTACGATATTGTTCAAGATTAGCATATTACCTCATTTTACTTTGCAAGTATTTACTCCAAAAATTCTGTAGATAACACAATTACCACTAATTGAGTTATATAATGCAATCCCCCCGATAATACTTAAGGAAAGGGTATACAAATTAGATTCGATTATGAAGTAAGCGGGTATTAAAAGACATGCTATTATCAATCTCACCACTCTTTCAGCACCGTTTTGATTAACAACAAATATTTTCATAATAATATATTTAATACGGATTAACAATTTTTAAAAGGATACTGGAGAAAAACAGATTTATCCTCATAAATTTTTATAAGGACATTAAGTTAGTATAAATGTTGGTAATGAGGTATTAAACGTAAAGTTTAATTATAACTTTCTTCTCTGGTTTGTTTAACCCCCTCCTAGGTCGCAAAAAGTCCAAACTCGAAGATATTATTTTTTATTTATTTTCAAAAATC encodes:
- a CDS encoding DUF2892 domain-containing protein; translated protein: MKIFVVNQNGAERVVRLIIACLLIPAYFIIESNLYTLSLSIIGGIALYNSISGNCVIYRIFGVNTCKVK